A stretch of Arthrobacter sunyaminii DNA encodes these proteins:
- a CDS encoding aldehyde dehydrogenase family protein, which produces MIFAPPYPDGLPLGAGVHEWAPCPESSVISFPYDGTEVASAPVASVEHAGQALDEAAAAFAVTAKLSTGTRRALLMDIHDALSREATAMADLLVLETGKPLVDCRTEVQRTLATWSAAAEETARIHGETVPLDLQPQGEGMLGYFTRRPAGVVVGIAGFNYPLLLASHKLAPAIAAGCPVIIKPSPDTPLTTLWAVHLIRTVLHKHGVTPAAVQLVTGGPDVGAALVDDPRVAVVSFTGSAAVGHRIAKAAAPRKTVLELGSNTGLIVAEDAVLDDAVDAVIRGGFYANGQACISVQRVVLAEPIADEFERRLLARLPEVVVGDPRDEATRLAPLINTAAAERVLGWIKAAVSAGARLVAGGGAEGRSIAPTVLAGVPHDCSVWSEEIFGPVVCLERVSGMAEAIATVNDSRYGLQAAVYTASLQRAFQAIEQLDVGGVVVNEIPGFRSDIMPYGGVKDSGIGREGPRFAIEEFTVTRMAMIRP; this is translated from the coding sequence GTGATATTTGCGCCGCCCTACCCCGACGGACTTCCTCTGGGAGCCGGAGTCCATGAGTGGGCTCCGTGCCCGGAAAGCTCGGTGATCTCCTTCCCCTATGACGGCACTGAGGTGGCTTCGGCGCCGGTGGCATCGGTGGAGCATGCCGGGCAGGCCCTGGATGAAGCAGCCGCAGCCTTCGCGGTGACAGCCAAGCTGAGCACTGGAACCCGGCGGGCGCTGCTGATGGACATCCATGACGCGCTCTCCCGGGAAGCGACGGCGATGGCCGACCTGCTGGTTCTGGAAACCGGCAAGCCATTGGTCGACTGCCGCACCGAAGTCCAGCGCACCCTCGCCACCTGGTCTGCCGCCGCAGAGGAGACGGCACGCATCCACGGAGAAACCGTTCCCCTGGATCTGCAGCCCCAGGGGGAAGGGATGCTCGGCTACTTCACCCGGCGGCCGGCCGGCGTCGTCGTCGGCATTGCAGGCTTCAACTATCCGCTGCTGCTGGCCAGCCACAAGCTGGCCCCGGCGATCGCCGCCGGCTGCCCCGTCATCATCAAACCGTCCCCCGATACGCCGCTGACCACGCTCTGGGCCGTCCATCTCATCCGGACAGTCCTCCACAAGCACGGCGTGACGCCGGCTGCTGTCCAGCTGGTCACCGGAGGGCCCGACGTCGGTGCGGCGCTGGTGGATGATCCGAGGGTCGCCGTCGTCTCCTTCACCGGTTCCGCCGCAGTTGGCCACCGGATCGCGAAAGCAGCCGCGCCGCGCAAAACGGTCCTTGAGCTGGGCTCCAACACCGGGCTGATTGTTGCCGAAGACGCTGTCCTGGACGATGCGGTGGACGCCGTCATCCGCGGCGGTTTCTACGCCAACGGGCAGGCCTGCATTTCGGTCCAGCGCGTGGTCCTGGCCGAGCCGATCGCTGACGAGTTCGAGCGGCGCCTGCTCGCCCGGTTGCCCGAAGTGGTGGTGGGCGATCCCCGCGACGAAGCCACCCGCCTGGCGCCGCTCATCAACACCGCGGCCGCGGAGCGGGTCCTCGGGTGGATCAAGGCGGCGGTGTCCGCCGGGGCACGGCTGGTTGCCGGCGGCGGCGCCGAGGGCCGGAGCATCGCCCCCACAGTCCTGGCCGGTGTACCCCATGACTGCAGTGTGTGGAGCGAGGAGATCTTCGGACCGGTGGTGTGCCTGGAACGCGTTTCCGGGATGGCTGAAGCGATCGCCACGGTGAACGATTCCCGGTACGGCCTGCAGGCCGCCGTGTACACCGCGTCGCTTCAGCGCGCCTTCCAGGCCATTGAGCAGCTCGACGTCGGCGGCGTGGTGGTCAATGAGATCCCGGGGTTCCGCTCGGACATCATGCCCTACGGCGGCGTGAAGGACTCCGGAATCGGCAGGGAGGGGCCGCGGTTCGCTATCGAGGAATTCACGGTCACCCGCATGGCGATGATCCGCCCCTGA
- a CDS encoding toxic anion resistance protein: MSNPLDLSNAQYSEVESPLVLEPPKPAVEVTVHRPEKVGGMILVDAEAQEKHAATAKSFLDDLLATPLQSPEFQMKLAQLTRLGEGTMQQASTASNRMLKRPAAALAATGDDPASRTGKSLVELRQIVTELDPKRHDLTGTKRILRFLPGGSAIQRYFIKYESSQAQLDAITKALKGGQDDLRQDNAAIQTERDVLWEAMGQLANYAVLANHLGDGLEQRISDLRNQGKTDDAATLESDALFYVRQRHQDLLTQMAVSIQGYLALDVVKKNNSELIKGVDRALGTTLAALRVAVIVAQALAQQKIVLAQIDALNSTTADMIVSTSELLRSQGTAIHQNASKATIDPAKLQQAFDNVFQAMDEVDRYKAEAAQSMKQTVQVLQGQVSRAQLQLERSHASDAATQPLKG; this comes from the coding sequence ATGTCTAACCCGCTCGACCTCAGCAATGCCCAATACTCAGAGGTGGAAAGCCCGCTGGTGTTGGAGCCGCCAAAGCCTGCGGTTGAGGTTACGGTTCACCGCCCTGAAAAGGTGGGCGGCATGATTCTCGTCGATGCCGAGGCCCAGGAGAAGCACGCCGCGACCGCTAAGAGTTTCCTTGATGACCTGCTGGCTACCCCGCTGCAAAGCCCTGAATTTCAGATGAAGCTGGCGCAGTTGACCCGTCTTGGTGAGGGCACCATGCAGCAGGCCAGCACTGCGTCCAACCGCATGCTGAAAAGGCCGGCAGCAGCGCTCGCCGCCACTGGGGATGACCCCGCATCGCGGACAGGTAAAAGCCTCGTAGAACTGCGGCAGATCGTGACGGAGCTGGACCCGAAGCGGCATGATTTGACCGGAACGAAACGCATCCTGAGGTTCCTCCCCGGAGGCAGCGCCATCCAGCGGTACTTCATCAAGTATGAGTCCTCACAGGCGCAGCTCGATGCCATCACCAAAGCACTCAAGGGAGGGCAGGATGACCTGCGGCAGGACAACGCGGCCATCCAGACAGAGCGCGACGTCCTCTGGGAAGCAATGGGTCAACTCGCGAACTATGCGGTGCTCGCGAACCACCTAGGAGACGGTCTCGAGCAGCGAATCTCGGACCTTAGAAACCAGGGCAAAACGGATGATGCCGCCACATTGGAATCGGATGCGCTCTTCTACGTCCGCCAGCGGCACCAGGACCTTTTGACTCAGATGGCAGTATCCATCCAGGGCTATCTGGCCCTCGACGTGGTCAAGAAGAACAATTCGGAGCTGATTAAGGGTGTGGACCGGGCGCTCGGCACTACCCTGGCGGCCTTGCGGGTCGCTGTGATCGTTGCCCAAGCACTGGCGCAGCAAAAGATTGTGCTCGCCCAGATCGATGCCCTCAACTCGACCACCGCCGACATGATTGTCTCTACTTCAGAGCTCCTCCGCTCCCAGGGCACCGCCATTCATCAGAATGCCTCCAAGGCCACCATTGACCCCGCCAAGCTGCAACAGGCGTTCGACAACGTGTTCCAAGCCATGGACGAGGTCGACCGGTATAAGGCCGAAGCAGCCCAGTCCATGAAGCAGACGGTGCAGGTTCTTCAGGGACAGGTCAGCCGGGCCCAGCTGCAGCTGGAGCGCAGTCACGCCTCTGACGCCGCCACCCAACCCTTGAAGGGATAG
- a CDS encoding acetamidase/formamidase family protein, with the protein MNRMLIGREAAEVLTKGLGRRGFLGAAAGLGALAVTTGCTAQAAQSPSVSEAPGTGTPDPSQAQPSEILQPHSGNIPGDHYLASTPDDVLWGYVPTVHATPVARMKSGQTITIDALSHEGILEDQGRDPVSFFGSHGVEKNGVLQDAVDIAAGYNRTPRDFDADGPHVVTGPVAVEGAEPGDVLKIETLAAVPRVPYGVVSSRHGKGSLALQKGPAAPDGITLDEVMPPAATDNRASGIPTDYHNVSVFTAIEDGKGVMTSGDMKVRFPLRPFMGMMGVAFAESSGLTDPEANSVPPTLGGGNIDIRHLGPGSTFYLPVKADGALFYVGDPHMGMGDGEVALTAMEGSLRGTFRLTVCKPGAGDAPALAHRYPFGETAEAWIPIGLSDPDGLGGGGVSSDLNVAMRRAVVNALDFLQQEKGMDRAVAYAYLSAAADFAVSQVVDRTVGVHGLIRKADFS; encoded by the coding sequence ATGAACAGAATGCTGATCGGACGCGAGGCCGCCGAGGTACTGACCAAGGGACTGGGCCGCAGGGGATTCCTGGGTGCCGCAGCCGGGCTTGGAGCCCTCGCCGTCACCACCGGTTGCACTGCCCAGGCAGCCCAGAGTCCTTCCGTGTCAGAAGCTCCGGGTACCGGCACACCGGACCCGTCTCAGGCACAGCCAAGCGAAATCCTGCAGCCGCACTCGGGGAACATCCCCGGTGACCACTATCTCGCTTCCACCCCCGACGACGTGCTGTGGGGCTACGTTCCCACCGTGCATGCCACGCCCGTGGCGCGAATGAAATCCGGCCAGACCATCACCATCGATGCCCTCTCCCATGAAGGAATCCTGGAGGACCAGGGACGGGATCCGGTCTCCTTCTTCGGCAGCCACGGCGTGGAGAAAAATGGCGTGCTGCAGGACGCCGTCGACATTGCCGCCGGCTACAACCGCACGCCGCGGGACTTTGATGCCGACGGACCGCATGTGGTGACCGGCCCCGTCGCGGTGGAAGGTGCCGAGCCCGGCGATGTGCTCAAAATCGAAACCCTCGCTGCCGTACCCCGGGTGCCGTACGGCGTCGTGTCCAGCCGGCACGGCAAGGGATCGCTGGCACTGCAGAAGGGCCCGGCCGCGCCGGACGGCATCACGCTGGACGAAGTCATGCCGCCGGCCGCCACGGACAACCGCGCGTCCGGCATCCCGACCGATTATCACAACGTCTCCGTTTTCACCGCGATCGAGGACGGCAAGGGTGTGATGACCAGCGGTGACATGAAGGTGCGCTTTCCGCTGCGCCCGTTCATGGGCATGATGGGCGTGGCCTTCGCCGAAAGCAGCGGCCTGACCGATCCGGAGGCCAACTCGGTGCCGCCCACCCTCGGCGGCGGCAACATCGACATCCGCCACCTCGGTCCCGGGTCCACCTTCTACTTGCCGGTGAAGGCCGACGGCGCACTCTTCTATGTGGGCGATCCGCACATGGGCATGGGCGACGGCGAGGTGGCCCTGACCGCGATGGAAGGGTCTCTGCGCGGCACCTTCCGGCTGACCGTCTGCAAACCCGGCGCTGGTGACGCCCCGGCACTCGCGCACCGGTATCCGTTCGGAGAAACGGCGGAGGCATGGATTCCCATCGGGCTGTCCGACCCCGACGGCCTGGGCGGCGGCGGGGTCAGCAGCGACCTGAATGTGGCCATGCGGCGGGCCGTGGTCAACGCCCTGGACTTCCTACAGCAGGAGAAGGGCATGGACCGGGCCGTCGCCTACGCGTACCTCTCAGCTGCGGCGGACTTCGCCGTCTCCCAAGTGGTGGACCGGACCGTGGGCGTGCACGGGCTGATCCGCAAGGCGGACTTCAGCTGA
- a CDS encoding LTA synthase family protein — MTRRVGAVVGSLLVYVLIWLGLALLIAAAGIRFYWGEISVGQMLLNLVSVETDGGGGAIVWAGILGIGVAPLLITVAIAFWRHTRRRKRRRAGEGMLPRRKQWILRSISTVLVSAVVVGGTTAFSTTVGMADYIKASQSPYDVGDYYVEPTVTDNTDKRNLVLIYLESGEATLADDQLFEKDAFVPLKEATAAEEGWQSVDDLQQYKGGGWTMAGLASTQCGVPLKGAGFGSDSGSSPTVDEDADTYLGGITCLGDVLDEQGYTSVFMGGASSSFAAKDTFLTSHGYSEVKGLADWRAAGEPENSFRSDWGLSDERLMANAKAKVDELHAESERTGQPFNLSMLTLDTHEPVHIYDYCDVDTQNEVTSAFHCSMTQVAGFVGHMKEQGYLEDTAVVIMGDHLKHMSAGDAFHEQLDFHENRTIFNRIWIPGQDKTIQQRPGVDQLSMYPTVLEAAGLTLQDHEAGLGVSAFSPGIPAGSAQAKEAAAYSELLDSHSPLFYAQAWAGKVASQ, encoded by the coding sequence GTGACCCGACGGGTCGGTGCTGTCGTGGGATCGCTGCTGGTCTACGTCCTGATCTGGCTGGGGCTTGCACTCCTCATCGCCGCGGCCGGCATACGTTTCTACTGGGGCGAGATTTCGGTGGGCCAGATGCTCCTGAACCTGGTGTCCGTGGAAACGGACGGCGGAGGCGGAGCAATCGTCTGGGCCGGCATCCTGGGGATCGGCGTCGCGCCCCTGCTCATCACGGTGGCGATCGCCTTCTGGCGGCATACCCGGCGGCGCAAACGCCGCCGCGCCGGTGAGGGCATGCTCCCCCGCCGCAAGCAATGGATCCTGCGCAGCATCTCCACGGTTCTGGTGTCCGCGGTGGTTGTCGGCGGTACCACCGCCTTCAGCACCACGGTGGGCATGGCGGATTACATCAAGGCGAGCCAGTCCCCGTACGACGTCGGTGATTACTATGTGGAGCCCACAGTCACCGACAACACGGACAAGCGCAACCTGGTGCTGATCTACCTGGAGTCCGGCGAGGCGACCCTCGCTGACGACCAGCTGTTCGAAAAGGACGCGTTTGTGCCGCTCAAGGAAGCCACTGCGGCCGAAGAGGGCTGGCAGAGTGTCGACGACCTGCAGCAGTACAAGGGCGGGGGCTGGACCATGGCCGGTCTCGCCTCGACCCAGTGCGGTGTTCCCCTGAAGGGCGCAGGCTTCGGTTCGGACAGCGGATCCTCACCCACGGTCGATGAAGACGCCGACACCTACCTGGGCGGAATCACCTGCCTGGGCGATGTCCTGGACGAGCAGGGCTACACCAGTGTCTTCATGGGCGGCGCCAGCTCCTCCTTCGCCGCAAAGGACACGTTCCTGACCAGCCACGGCTACTCCGAGGTGAAGGGTCTTGCGGACTGGCGCGCTGCCGGCGAACCGGAAAACAGCTTCCGCAGTGACTGGGGCCTGAGCGATGAGCGGCTCATGGCCAACGCCAAGGCCAAAGTTGATGAGCTGCACGCCGAATCCGAAAGGACCGGCCAGCCGTTCAATCTGTCGATGCTGACGCTGGACACCCACGAGCCGGTGCACATTTACGACTACTGCGACGTAGACACCCAGAACGAGGTCACCTCCGCATTCCACTGCTCCATGACGCAGGTGGCAGGATTCGTGGGGCACATGAAGGAACAGGGATACCTTGAGGACACCGCCGTCGTCATCATGGGCGACCACCTCAAGCACATGAGTGCCGGTGACGCCTTCCACGAACAGCTGGATTTCCACGAGAACCGCACCATCTTCAACCGGATCTGGATTCCGGGACAGGACAAGACCATCCAGCAGCGGCCCGGCGTGGACCAGCTGAGCATGTACCCCACAGTGCTGGAAGCCGCCGGCTTGACGCTCCAGGATCATGAAGCAGGGCTGGGCGTGTCAGCCTTCTCGCCGGGCATCCCGGCCGGGTCAGCGCAGGCCAAGGAAGCTGCCGCCTACTCAGAGCTGCTGGACTCGCATTCCCCGCTGTTCTACGCGCAGGCGTGGGCCGGCAAGGTCGCGTCTCAATAA
- a CDS encoding DNA polymerase IV — protein MSGNQWVLHVDLDQFIAAVEVLRRPELAGKPVIVGGRGDPAERAVVSTASYEARAFGVGSGMPLRIAARKVPDAVILPVDSEAYLAASDVVMATLRTQPGAVVQVLGWDEAFVGTQTEDPESYARSLQAAVLEDTQLHCSVGIGDTLVRAKNATDLGKPAGVFRLTADNWLEVMGGRPTKELWGVGSKISGRLAKLGISTVAELAAADPQALVPEFGPKMGPWYAELGRGDGSAEVDDTPWVARGHSRETTFQQDLTEPAQVDEAIRQLTADVLKDVAAEGRPVIGLTLKVRYAPFTTKTHARKIPETFDTNDVLARALDLAGAIDPGRPIRLLGLRAEMPMPDSARKGHTPTRGGW, from the coding sequence GTGAGCGGAAACCAGTGGGTACTGCACGTCGATCTCGATCAGTTCATTGCCGCGGTTGAGGTGCTCCGGCGGCCGGAGCTTGCCGGGAAACCGGTGATTGTGGGCGGCCGGGGCGATCCCGCGGAACGGGCCGTGGTCTCTACCGCGTCCTACGAGGCGCGGGCCTTCGGTGTGGGGTCCGGCATGCCGCTGCGGATTGCGGCCCGTAAAGTGCCCGACGCCGTGATCCTCCCGGTCGATTCCGAAGCCTACCTGGCGGCGTCCGACGTCGTCATGGCCACCCTGCGTACCCAGCCCGGCGCCGTCGTGCAGGTGCTGGGCTGGGATGAGGCGTTTGTGGGGACGCAGACGGAGGATCCCGAAAGCTACGCCCGGTCCCTTCAAGCCGCCGTGCTTGAGGACACGCAGCTGCACTGCAGCGTAGGCATCGGAGACACCTTGGTCCGGGCCAAGAACGCCACGGATCTCGGCAAACCGGCCGGCGTCTTCCGCCTCACTGCCGACAACTGGCTGGAGGTGATGGGCGGCCGGCCCACGAAAGAGCTGTGGGGCGTGGGGTCCAAGATCTCCGGACGGCTCGCCAAGCTTGGCATTTCCACCGTTGCCGAGCTCGCGGCAGCCGATCCGCAGGCCCTGGTGCCGGAGTTCGGCCCCAAGATGGGCCCCTGGTATGCCGAGCTTGGGCGCGGAGACGGGTCCGCCGAGGTGGATGACACCCCGTGGGTTGCCCGTGGACACAGCCGGGAAACCACCTTTCAGCAGGACCTGACCGAGCCGGCCCAGGTGGATGAAGCTATCCGGCAGTTGACTGCGGATGTCCTGAAGGACGTGGCAGCCGAGGGGCGGCCCGTGATCGGGCTGACCCTCAAGGTTCGGTATGCGCCGTTCACCACCAAGACCCACGCGCGGAAAATACCCGAGACGTTCGACACGAACGATGTCCTGGCCAGGGCCCTGGATCTTGCCGGCGCCATCGACCCCGGCAGGCCGATACGGCTGTTGGGCCTGCGGGCCGAAATGCCGATGCCCGACAGTGCCCGCAAGGGACACACACCGACGCGCGGCGGCTGGTAA
- a CDS encoding DeoR/GlpR family DNA-binding transcription regulator — MLAAERQAAILDRLDRQSAVRVSDLALNLRVSEMTVRRDIDSLEARGALVRVHGGAVRSGSLSSVEPGFEANRTRSSEAKQRIAQTAVSLLAPGMTVSVTGGTTTYALAPLLSTVPGLTVITNSMPLANELHRLHAAAPHGSAPEVLLAGGQLTPSQALVGPLATRTISSLRADLCFMGAHGVDAAAGITTPNLAEAETNTAFAGNCGRLVLLADATKIGVVSLARVAPLDAAAALVTDRSPGAEYSALTRILTDPVSDPHLEERP, encoded by the coding sequence ATGCTCGCAGCAGAACGCCAGGCAGCCATCCTGGACCGCCTGGACCGCCAATCCGCTGTCCGGGTCAGTGACCTTGCCCTGAACCTGAGGGTTTCGGAGATGACTGTCCGCCGGGACATCGATTCCCTCGAAGCGCGCGGTGCCCTGGTGCGCGTCCACGGCGGGGCGGTCCGGTCCGGAAGCCTCAGCTCGGTGGAGCCGGGGTTCGAAGCCAACCGCACCCGCAGCAGCGAGGCGAAGCAGCGGATCGCTCAGACGGCGGTGTCCCTGCTGGCTCCCGGCATGACCGTGTCCGTCACCGGCGGAACCACCACCTATGCTTTGGCTCCGCTGCTGTCCACCGTTCCCGGGCTTACCGTGATCACCAACTCGATGCCGCTGGCAAACGAGCTCCACCGGCTGCATGCCGCCGCCCCGCACGGCAGTGCACCGGAGGTGCTGCTGGCCGGAGGCCAGCTCACGCCGTCGCAGGCGCTGGTGGGGCCGCTCGCCACCCGGACCATCTCCTCCCTGCGGGCTGACCTTTGCTTTATGGGTGCTCACGGAGTGGATGCGGCCGCCGGCATCACCACGCCCAACCTCGCGGAGGCGGAAACCAACACCGCCTTCGCCGGAAACTGCGGCCGGCTGGTCCTCCTCGCCGACGCCACGAAGATCGGCGTCGTCAGCCTCGCCCGGGTGGCACCGCTGGACGCCGCTGCGGCACTGGTCACGGACCGCAGTCCCGGCGCCGAATACTCAGCCCTCACCCGCATCCTCACCGACCCCGTCTCAGATCCGCATCTGGAAGAGCGCCCATGA
- the galT gene encoding galactose-1-phosphate uridylyltransferase: MTFMTPARLSDGRELIYFDASEHSAARHRDEAASADQRGLPARGAAGTARFDALSGEWIAVAAHRQSRTHLPPADQCPLCPATPGNLSEIPAADYEVVVFENRFPSFGPDLGELPDSPEWGTTATAYGRCEVVAFDSAHQGSFGSLSPERARTVIDAWAQRTEALSAMPGIKQVFCFENRGADIGVTLLHPHGQIYAYPFIPPRAAALADRAARFHAASGGTKTLMGHILASERSAGDRMVIEGKHFSAFIPFAARWPLEVHLVPHRQVADLAGLTGEERDELTAVYLDLLGRIDALYPTPTPYIAAWQQAPVDPVLRQSGYLHLQLTSPRRAADKLKYLAGSEAAMGAFINDTTPEAVARSLRNALPSASRANAQPAVARPATDRKDQA; encoded by the coding sequence ATGACCTTCATGACCCCTGCCCGCCTGTCCGACGGGCGCGAGCTGATCTACTTCGACGCCTCCGAGCACAGCGCCGCACGGCACCGCGATGAAGCAGCCTCCGCGGATCAGCGGGGCCTTCCCGCACGGGGGGCCGCCGGAACAGCACGCTTCGATGCGCTCTCCGGTGAATGGATTGCCGTGGCGGCGCACCGCCAGTCGCGCACCCACCTGCCTCCGGCCGATCAGTGCCCGCTGTGCCCCGCCACCCCCGGAAACCTCTCGGAGATTCCCGCCGCCGACTACGAGGTTGTGGTGTTCGAGAACCGGTTCCCCTCCTTTGGGCCGGACCTCGGCGAACTTCCGGACTCACCGGAGTGGGGCACGACGGCGACGGCGTACGGCCGCTGCGAAGTGGTCGCCTTCGATTCGGCGCACCAGGGCTCCTTCGGTTCCCTCAGCCCCGAGCGGGCCCGAACCGTCATCGACGCCTGGGCCCAGCGCACCGAAGCACTCTCCGCGATGCCCGGAATTAAGCAGGTCTTTTGTTTCGAGAACCGCGGGGCGGACATCGGGGTCACCCTGCTGCACCCCCACGGCCAGATCTACGCCTATCCGTTCATTCCGCCCCGGGCCGCAGCACTGGCGGACCGGGCAGCGCGGTTCCACGCTGCCTCCGGCGGCACGAAGACGCTGATGGGCCATATTCTTGCCTCCGAGCGCAGTGCCGGGGACCGGATGGTCATCGAAGGGAAGCACTTCAGTGCGTTTATCCCCTTTGCCGCACGGTGGCCGCTGGAAGTCCATCTGGTTCCGCACCGCCAGGTTGCCGACCTGGCGGGATTGACCGGTGAGGAGCGTGACGAACTTACTGCGGTCTACCTTGATCTCCTGGGCCGGATCGATGCCCTCTACCCCACGCCCACTCCCTACATTGCCGCCTGGCAGCAGGCGCCGGTTGATCCTGTGCTCCGGCAGTCGGGCTATCTGCACCTGCAGCTGACCTCTCCCCGCCGCGCTGCCGACAAGCTGAAGTATTTGGCCGGCTCGGAAGCCGCGATGGGCGCCTTCATCAACGACACCACGCCTGAGGCGGTTGCCCGGTCACTGCGCAACGCGCTTCCGTCCGCTTCCCGTGCCAACGCCCAACCCGCCGTTGCGCGTCCCGCCACCGACCGAAAGGACCAGGCATGA
- the galK gene encoding galactokinase, producing the protein MNSTPAKLAEAFTERFGGEPDGLWSAPGRVNVIGEHTDYNDGFVLPFAIKHSTTVAAAVRRGRTVRVASTFAPHDEPVAVDLDNLSEGSVQGWAAYPLGVLWALEQSGHRCPGMDLLVDSSVPVGAGLSSSAALECAVAVAANDLSRAGVSRRELAVVGQMAENRMVGAPTGIMDQSASLLGEEGHAVFLDCRSGESRLVPLDLEGAGLELLVIDTRVSHSHSTGGYAARRRSCEQGAEAMGVPALRDLSVEDLAQAERLLDDETFRRIRHVVTENVRVEEAVAVLTGRGPAELGPLLTASHASMRDDFEISCAELDAAVEASLSAGALGARMTGGGFGGSAIALARAEDVPGIRAAVEQAFSAAGFRSPAIFSVLPGDGAGPAA; encoded by the coding sequence ATGAACTCCACGCCGGCAAAGCTCGCGGAAGCCTTCACCGAACGCTTCGGCGGGGAGCCGGACGGTCTGTGGTCCGCGCCCGGCCGCGTCAACGTCATCGGGGAGCACACCGACTACAACGACGGCTTCGTCCTGCCGTTCGCCATCAAACACTCGACCACCGTAGCCGCCGCCGTCCGCCGCGGCCGGACGGTCCGTGTCGCGTCCACCTTCGCACCCCACGACGAGCCGGTTGCTGTTGATCTGGACAACTTGTCGGAAGGCAGCGTCCAGGGCTGGGCGGCCTATCCACTGGGGGTCCTGTGGGCCCTGGAACAGTCCGGCCACCGCTGCCCCGGCATGGACCTGCTGGTGGACTCCTCGGTTCCGGTGGGCGCCGGACTTTCCTCCTCTGCCGCACTTGAGTGCGCCGTCGCCGTCGCCGCCAACGACCTCTCGCGGGCGGGCGTGTCCCGCCGGGAACTCGCCGTCGTCGGCCAGATGGCCGAGAACCGGATGGTGGGCGCCCCGACCGGCATCATGGACCAGTCCGCCTCCCTCCTGGGGGAGGAGGGGCACGCCGTCTTCCTGGACTGCCGTTCCGGTGAATCACGGCTGGTTCCCCTGGACCTGGAGGGTGCCGGGCTGGAGCTGCTGGTCATTGACACTCGTGTCAGCCACTCCCACTCCACGGGCGGGTACGCAGCCCGCCGTCGCTCCTGCGAGCAGGGTGCGGAAGCGATGGGCGTTCCTGCGCTCCGGGACCTTTCCGTTGAGGACCTGGCCCAGGCTGAGCGCCTGCTCGATGACGAGACGTTCCGGCGGATCCGCCACGTAGTCACCGAGAACGTGCGCGTGGAGGAGGCCGTGGCGGTGCTGACAGGCAGGGGCCCCGCCGAACTCGGGCCCCTGCTCACGGCCAGCCATGCTTCCATGCGCGACGACTTTGAAATCTCCTGCGCCGAGCTGGACGCCGCCGTGGAGGCGTCGCTCTCCGCCGGGGCGCTGGGCGCCCGCATGACCGGCGGCGGTTTCGGCGGTTCAGCCATTGCGCTGGCCCGCGCGGAGGACGTTCCTGGTATCCGGGCGGCGGTGGAGCAGGCATTCTCCGCCGCCGGCTTCCGGTCGCCGGCCATCTTCAGCGTCCTCCCCGGCGACGGCGCAGGACCGGCAGCGTAA
- a CDS encoding NADPH:quinone reductase, with protein sequence MKAIVYSATGPSSVLTPADRDVAAPGPGEVRIRVAVSGVNPTDWKARAAGDLAFPEVVPNQDGAGTVDAVGEGVSDLKPGDRVWIYLAAYGRPTGTAQEFTILPADRAVKLPEGIGFDVAASLGVPAMTAHRALTVHEFGPDRLAPGALAGRMVLVQGGAGAVGHAAIQFAVWAGATVIATVSSDAKAELARAAGAHHIVRYPDDAQADRIREIAPDGVDQIVEVSPAQNAALDVSVIANHGSIAYYANNNGDEFTAPIVASFAKNVRWQGVLIYTVGTDAQHAAAEDITAALRDGVFPVGESAGLPLTWFPLEETAAAHDAVENGTTGKILIRVSDETA encoded by the coding sequence ATGAAAGCAATTGTGTACTCCGCCACAGGTCCCTCGTCCGTCCTCACGCCCGCAGACCGGGACGTCGCCGCCCCGGGCCCGGGTGAAGTGCGGATCCGCGTCGCCGTCTCCGGCGTGAATCCCACCGACTGGAAAGCGCGCGCCGCCGGCGATCTTGCGTTCCCCGAAGTGGTTCCGAACCAGGACGGCGCCGGAACCGTCGACGCCGTCGGCGAGGGCGTTTCCGACCTGAAGCCGGGCGACCGGGTGTGGATCTATCTGGCGGCCTACGGCCGGCCGACCGGTACCGCCCAGGAATTCACCATCCTCCCCGCCGACCGCGCCGTGAAACTTCCCGAAGGCATCGGCTTCGACGTCGCCGCCAGCCTGGGCGTTCCGGCCATGACCGCCCACCGGGCCCTGACCGTCCATGAGTTCGGTCCGGACCGCCTGGCCCCGGGTGCGCTGGCCGGACGCATGGTCCTGGTCCAGGGCGGCGCCGGTGCAGTGGGCCATGCCGCGATCCAGTTCGCTGTCTGGGCCGGCGCCACGGTGATCGCCACAGTCAGCAGCGACGCTAAGGCCGAACTCGCCCGCGCCGCCGGAGCGCACCACATTGTCCGCTATCCCGACGATGCCCAGGCTGACCGGATCCGCGAGATCGCCCCCGACGGCGTGGATCAGATTGTGGAGGTCTCCCCCGCCCAGAACGCGGCACTCGACGTTAGCGTCATCGCCAACCACGGCAGCATCGCCTACTACGCGAACAACAACGGCGACGAGTTCACGGCCCCCATCGTGGCCAGCTTCGCGAAGAACGTCCGCTGGCAGGGCGTACTCATCTACACCGTGGGAACCGATGCCCAGCATGCCGCGGCGGAGGACATCACCGCCGCACTTCGGGACGGAGTGTTCCCCGTGGGCGAGTCCGCCGGCCTGCCGCTCACCTGGTTCCCGCTGGAAGAGACCGCAGCCGCGCATGACGCCGTCGAAAACGGCACTACCGGCAAGATCCTGATCCGCGTCAGCGACGAGACCGCTTAA